A stretch of the Salvelinus fontinalis isolate EN_2023a chromosome 22, ASM2944872v1, whole genome shotgun sequence genome encodes the following:
- the LOC129819633 gene encoding syndecan-2-A-like, with protein sequence MRNIWIILTLGITAFLSGERIADAAKSSSEVDELFIDDTGSGGYYPEDDDDFNSGSGSGIAEEVIEETVTGSTLYIAPKAEPTQDSTKDFTPRAETDTPREDLPRKTPRKPVRTEPPVPVTEDVRKNQIASTLSSPLEPIDVRSENLFQRTEVLAAVIAGGVIGFLFAIFLILLLVYRMRKKDEGSYDLGERKPSGAAYQKAPTKEFYA encoded by the exons ATAGCGGACGCGGCCAAGTCGTCCTCCGAAGTGGATGAACTTTTCATTGACGACACAGGGTCCGGGGGTTACTACCCTGAGGACGACGACGACTTTAACTcggggtcagggtcag GCATTGCTGAGGAGGTGATCGAGGAGACGGTGACCGGGAGCACGCTGTACATTGCGCCCAAAGCAGAACCCACCCAGGACTCCACCAAAGACTTCACTCCCAGAGCGGAGACAGACACGCCCAGAGAAGACCTGCCTAGAAAAACGCCCAGGAAGCCAGTCAGAACAGAG CCCCCAGTACCCGTCACCGAGGACGTGCGCAAGAACCAGATCGCCAGCACCCTCAGCTCCCCCCTGGAGCCCATCGATGTTCGCTCGGAAAACCTCTTCCAGAGGACGGAGGTGCTGGCAG CTGTCATTGCGGGTGGAGTTATTGGCTTCCTCTTCGccatcttcctcatcctcctcttggtTTACCGCATGAGGAAGAAGGACGAGGGCAGCTACGACCTGGGAGAGAGGAAACCCTCTGGGGCAGCCTATCAGAAGGCCCCAACCAAGGAGTTTTATGCATAA